The Megalops cyprinoides isolate fMegCyp1 chromosome 12, fMegCyp1.pri, whole genome shotgun sequence genome contains a region encoding:
- the spred1 gene encoding sprouty-related, EVH1 domain-containing protein 1, whose product MSEESTNPNNDDSYARVRAVVMTRDDSSGGWLPLGGGGLSCVTVYKVSRQDDNGCADFLIQGERLKDKTVVLECVLKKDLVYNKVNPIFHHWRINEKKFGLTFQSPADARAFDRGIRRAIEDINQGCPSFSEPEVSEDGLQVNPEPPSICTPMKEPFCPQSSVVATEPCRGCYVRAQPFDEFPTTNRRYLPPQVSFKSTRHVSFHMDEEEIVRINPRKDVLIRGYEDYRHPVMWKQDPEREEVDFTAPFSKLDSKKCEYLYPEGAEQHAGKDSIKTQPSPLLKSKKSRRRREDGERSRCIYCREMFNHEDNWRGQCQDAPDPIKQCIYKVSCMLCAESMLYHCMSDSEGDFSDPCSCDTGDEQFCLRWLALVALSFIAPCMCCYLPLRACHHCGEACHCCGGKHKAAG is encoded by the exons TGACAGTTATGCGCGTGTGAGAGCAGTGGTCATGACTCGGGATGACTCCAGCGGAGGATGGCTGCCCCTGGGAGGCGGAGGTCTCAGCTGTGTCACCGTCTACAAAGTCAGCCGGCAGGACGACAACGGCTGCGCCGACTTCCTCATCCAGGGGGAGCGTCTCAAAGACAAAACG GTTGTGCTGGAGTGTGTTTTAAAGAAGGATCTGGTGTACAACAAGGTGAACCCCATATTTCACCACTGGAGGATCAATGAGAAGAAATTTGGTCTGACGTTCCAGAGTCCGGCCGATGCCAGAGCCTTCGACAGAGGCATCCGTAGAGCCATAGAGGACATCAACCAAG GCTGTCCGTCGTTCAGCGAACCTGAAGTTTCTGAAGATGGATTACAA gTCAATCCAGAGCCTCCTTCCATTTGCACGCCTATGAAAGAGCCCTTTTGCCCACAGAGCAGCGTGGTGGCCACCGAGCCCTGCCGTGGCTGCTATGTGCGTGCTCAGCCGTTCGACGAGTTCCCTACCACCAACCGCCGCTACCTGCCTCCCCAG GTATCCTTCAAGTCGACCCGCCACGTGAGCTTTCACATGGACGAGGAGGAGATTGTGCGGATCAACCCTCGCAAGGACGTTCTCATCCGAGGGTACGAGGACTACCGGCACCCCGTCATGTGGAAGCAGGACCCGGAGCGCGAGGAGGTGGACTTCACCGCCCCCTTCTCCAAGCTGGACTCCAAGAAGTGCGAGTACCTGTACCCGGAGGGCGCCGAGCAGCACGCGGGCAAGGACTCCATCAAGACCCAGCCGTCGCCGCTGCTCAAGTCCAAGAAGTCGCGGCGGCGGCGCGAGGACGGTGAGCGCTCGCGCTGCATCTACTGCCGCGAGATGTTCAACCACGAGGACAACTGGCGGGGCCAGTGCCAGGACGCGCCCGACCCCATCAAGCAGTGCATCTACAAAGTCAGCTGCATGCTGTGCGCCGAGAGCATGCTCTACCACTGCATGTCCGACTCGGAGGGCGACTTCTCCGACCCGTGCTCGTGCGACACCGGCGACGAGCAGTTCTGCCTGCGCTGGCTGGCGCTGGTGGCGCTCTCCTTCATCGCGCCCTGCATGTGCTGCTACCTGCCCCTGCGAGCCTGCCACCACTGCGGCGAGGCCTGCCACTGCTGCGGGGGCAAGCACAAAGCGGCCGGCTGA
- the fam98b gene encoding protein FAM98B has product MECDILDTLEQLGYNGPLLDEEALLKASQSGLSSPEYINLCVWLTSRLKRLCGLEENLSAGPGDTDGLQIEISGLLKELSCPYPALVSGDVQGRLNNKQDCLKLILFLSSELQAAEMVQAKPRKGDGSVERAISPDLKLICRTLGLSESEGLGAEELFSSIETKINKLIAEVPKEHIGKPVLKTSLNSEHWAELEKINSVLSAEYECRRRMLIKRLDVTVQSFSWSDRAKEQIDSMAKAYQPKRHSLVAKSSISLAHLLAAREDICNLIKTSSGSSREKTACAINKILMGRVPDRGGRPSEIDAPPPEMPPWQKRQDGGGGGRGGWGGRGGGGGGGGWRGGWGGGGGGKGGWGGHGGGGKGGWGHHGGGGSSYYGKGGHYRY; this is encoded by the exons ATGGAATGCGATATTCTGGACACACTGGAACAGCTCGG ATATAACGGGCCATTGCTTGACGAAGAGGCACTTCTAAAAGCATCCCAGAGTGGTCTGTCTTCACCCGAGTACATCAATCTGTGTGTATGGCTAACGTCCCGACTGAAACGGCTTTGCGGTCTGGAGGAAAACTTGTCTGCCGGCCCAG GTGATACGGACGGTCTTCAGATAGAGATAAGTGGGTTGCTGAAAGAGCTGTCCTGTCCTTACCCTGCTTTGGTCTCAGGGGATGTTCAAGGAAGACTGAATAACAAGCAAGATTGTTTAAAATTGATCT TGTTTTTAAgctcagagctgcaggcagCGGAGATGGTGCAGGCCAAGCCTCGGAAAGGGGACGGGAGTGTAGAGCGCGCCATCTCTCCAGACCTCAAGCTCATATGCAGAACACTCGGGCTCTCTGAATCAGAGGGGCTGGGAGCAGAGGAGCTGTTTTCTAGCATTGAGACCAAG ataaataaattaattgcaGAAGTTCCAAAGGAGCACATTGGCAAGCCAGTGCTGAAGACCTCCCTCAACAGTGAACACTGG GCGGAGCTGGAGAAGATCAACTCCGTTCTCTCTGCGGAGTACGAGTGTCGACGGCGAATGTTGATCAAGCGTCTGGACGTCACAGTTCAGTCCTTCAGCTGGTCAGACAGGGCAAAG GAACAAATAGACAGTATGGCCAAAGCCTATCAGCCTAAGAGGCATTCGTTGGTGGCTAAGTCATCCATAAGCCTTGCACACCTGCTAGCTGCAAGGGAGGACATTTGCAACCTCATCAAAACAAGCAGCGGGTCAAGTCGAGAAAAGACTGCATGTGCTATTAACAAG ATCCTGATGGGCAGGGTACCTGATCGAGGTGGGCGTCCGTCAGAAATCGACGCACCTCCACCCGAAATGCCCCCTTGGCAAAAGAGgcaggatgggggagggggagggagaggaggatgggGTGGAcgaggtggaggtggaggaggaggcgggtggagagggggctggggtggagggggaggggggaaagggggatgGGGTGgtcatgggggaggggggaaaggggggtggggccACCACGGAGGGGGAGGAAGTAGTTACTATGGAAAGGGGGGGCATTATCGCTATTAA